CTCCGGGCCGGCTCGGCTATGGCGGAATCGTCCACACGCCGTTCGGGGCACACTACGAATGGCGGGGTGAGCACGCGGTGGACGAGTTGCTCGGCATCGAGTGGAGCGAGATCGCGCGCGCGTTCGGCGCGCTCGGACATCGCGTGCGTCTCGACATCGTGCGCGCGCTGATTCGGGGCGTTCACGACGTGAGCGAGCTGCAACGCCAGCCGGGGCTCGGCACGTCGGGGCAGCTCTACCACCACCTGCGCGAGCTGCAGGCCGCGGGCTGGGTGCGGCAGCACGAGCGCAGCCGCTACCTGGTGGTTCCCGACCGGGTGGTCGCCGTGCTGCTCATGGTCGGCATCGTCATGGGTCCCGATCTTCGCAACGAGAATGGGCCTTCGAGGAGGAAGAAGAAGCCATGAAGAGGATGCCTGGACGACTGATGAGAGTGACCATTGCCGCAATGGCCGCCGCCAGCGCGACCTCGGCTCCGGTCCAAGCCGCACCGAGCGCCGAGTCGCTGTTCGTCGCCGGGCGCTTCGAAAGCTCCGACACCGCCTGGGCGAAACGTCTGAAGGCGTCGCCCAAGGACACGCTGGCGCTGCTGCGACGCGCGCAGATCGCGCTCTTTCGCAACGCCACCGCGGAAGCCCGGGAGTACGCCGACGCGGCGGAGAAGGCCGGGGCCCAG
The Candidatus Eisenbacteria bacterium genome window above contains:
- a CDS encoding ArsR family transcriptional regulator; its protein translation is MRRPASSRPPRVSQRLDVLEARLRQLEGATRRASRARPAAPDRGWLLEGLRARIPARRGKRPPGRLGYGGIVHTPFGAHYEWRGEHAVDELLGIEWSEIARAFGALGHRVRLDIVRALIRGVHDVSELQRQPGLGTSGQLYHHLRELQAAGWVRQHERSRYLVVPDRVVAVLLMVGIVMGPDLRNENGPSRRKKKP